The Nocardioides sp. S-1144 genome includes a region encoding these proteins:
- a CDS encoding energy-coupling factor transporter transmembrane component T, whose translation MRDRVTGATVATGVVSTYFLPRDLHPVAWWVWALGIATAASRTTNPWLLGSMLAVVAYVVVARRGSEPWAMSFRLYVYLGVFIVVMRVLFRVVFGGAEGPTILLRLPEVPLPAWAAGIRLFGDVSAESVLGGLYDGLRLATMVICLGAANALANPKRLLKSMPSALYEVGTAVVVALSVFPQLAESVLRVNRARRLRGSTSTGRRALRSVVIPVLEDALDRSLRLAASMDSRGYGRAGEATPRQRATTGLFMVTGLVGLCVGVYGTLDGTTPAYLGGPMLAVGLLVGMTGFVLAGRRVQRTRYRPDRWHLAEVVTAGSGVLVAVLVLTSSSADPAALTPSLLQLSWPLLAWAPLAAVWVGVLPAFLSPPPVPPHDELDDVPDDRLPTHHHRDPHQSHDRPHGRSHGRDDESVGRRP comes from the coding sequence GTGCGTGACCGAGTCACCGGGGCCACCGTGGCGACCGGGGTCGTCTCGACCTACTTCCTGCCGCGCGACCTGCACCCGGTCGCGTGGTGGGTGTGGGCGCTCGGCATCGCCACCGCCGCGAGCCGCACGACGAACCCGTGGCTGCTCGGCAGCATGCTCGCCGTGGTCGCCTACGTCGTCGTCGCCCGGCGCGGCAGCGAGCCGTGGGCAATGTCGTTCCGGCTCTACGTCTACCTCGGCGTGTTCATCGTCGTGATGCGGGTGCTGTTCCGCGTCGTCTTCGGTGGCGCCGAGGGACCCACGATCCTGCTGCGGCTCCCCGAGGTCCCGCTGCCCGCCTGGGCCGCCGGGATCCGGCTGTTCGGGGACGTGTCGGCCGAGTCGGTCCTCGGTGGCCTCTACGACGGCCTGCGCCTGGCGACGATGGTGATCTGCCTCGGCGCCGCCAACGCGCTGGCCAACCCCAAGCGGCTGCTGAAGTCGATGCCGTCGGCGCTCTACGAGGTCGGCACGGCCGTCGTCGTCGCGCTGTCGGTCTTCCCCCAGCTCGCCGAGTCGGTGCTGCGCGTCAACCGCGCCCGGCGCCTGCGCGGCAGCACGTCGACGGGACGCCGGGCCCTGCGCTCGGTCGTCATCCCGGTGCTCGAGGACGCCCTCGACCGGTCGCTGCGGCTCGCCGCCTCGATGGACTCCCGGGGCTACGGCCGCGCGGGCGAGGCCACCCCGCGGCAGCGGGCGACCACCGGGCTCTTCATGGTCACCGGCCTCGTCGGGCTCTGCGTCGGCGTCTACGGCACGCTCGACGGCACCACCCCCGCCTACCTCGGCGGCCCGATGCTCGCCGTCGGCCTGCTGGTCGGGATGACCGGGTTCGTCCTGGCCGGACGCCGCGTGCAGCGCACCCGCTACCGGCCCGACCGCTGGCACCTCGCCGAGGTCGTCACCGCCGGGTCCGGGGTCCTGGTCGCGGTCCTCGTGCTCACCTCGAGCAGCGCCGACCCGGCCGCCCTCACCCCCTCGCTCCTCCAGCTCTCGTGGCCGCTGCTGGCCTGGGCGCCGCTCGCCGCGGTCTGGGTCGGGGTGCTGCCCGCGTTCCTCTCGCCGCCGCCGGTGCCGCCCCACGACGAGCTGGACGACGTCCCCGACGACCGGCTGCCGACCCACCACCACCGCGACCCCCACCAGTCGCACGACCGGCCCCACGGCCGGTCCCACGGCCGGGACGACGAGAGCGTCGGGCGCCGCCCGTGA